In Antricoccus suffuscus, the genomic stretch GAGTGCGGACGCGGCCGCCAATGCCGGACCGGACAGCAAGCTCACCGACTCACCACGATGGTTCACGCGGGCCCAAGCCTTCTCGCCGCCGGGCTGGGCCTGTTGCAGCACGTCGTACGCCGCCTGCCCTGCCATCGCGCCCGCGCCCGCGAGCGCGATCCGCTTTATCAACTGCCCAAAAAAACTCATGTCGAGGATGATTCCTTATTTAGCTGCCGGGCGCCTTATTTAGGTGTCGGCGGGATCGGCTGGGCATCCTTCGCGGCGCCGTACTGGCCGCTCTTGCCGTTAGCCTCGGCCGCGAGCGCCCACACGACGCTGATCTGGCCGGAGGCGAAGTTGCTGTTGTCGACGGTGGAGATCCGAGACGCGATCGACGCATCCGTCTTGGCCGCGCCGATCAGCCCGCTCGAAGCGGCGGAGTCCAGATCGCCGGCGATCACCACAGCCGCGCCCTTTTTGTCCAGCTCGGAGGCCAATGCCAGCAGCGTGGCGTTGCGTTTCTTCGCCTCGTCGGTGGCCTTGCCGCTGGTCACGATGACGATGTTTTGGGCCGGGGAGATGTCGGTGCTGTCCAGCTTGAGTACGCCGAGGCCACCCAGCCCGCTGAGCACGGCGGTGATGGAGGCTCCGGGCTGAGCGGGGCTGCCGTCCTTGGGCGTCACGATCATGTTGGCGATCAGGGACCCGACGACCGTGCCGGTGTTGGAAGACTGCGCGACCGTGACGCCGGCGGGCAGGTCCGAGGTCGCGTAGTTCATCAGCGTGGAGGCCGACTTCGGGTCGCTGTAGCTATCGCTCAGCGAGATCGAGCCGGTGTTCTTCGCGCCGGCGGCCTGAGTCATCTTGATGATCGCGTCGCGCTGTTCGGCGGTGACCGAATCGCCTGCGGTGATCGTGATGAAGGACTGGTCGGCGAGGACATCCTTGACCAGGGTCGGCGCGACGGCCGCATCGAAGGCGCTGTTCTGCTGGATCTGGATGGCGCTGCTGCTGACCCGCGCCTCAAGGTCACGCTTGTCATTGGTCAGCGTCTTGACCTGGGAGTTGAGGTTGTCGGTGATTGCTCCATTGAGGGCCGTCGTACCGATGATGATGCCGAGCGCGATCGCCAGGAACACCGAAATCAGCGAGACGACGTGGTATTTGAAATCAATCACTAGAAGAGGTCCTTAACCCAGAATATGAAACTCTGCCACTTGTCCAGCAGGATCTCGATGTATGTCTGCCCGACCTTGGACACGGCCAGCGCGACACAGATCGCGACCAGTGCGGCAATCACTAGTACGACGAGGGCCCCAGAAGAGATCCGGCTGCGATAGAGTCGGCTCACACCTTTTGCATCGACCAGTTTGCTGCCGACCCGCAGCCTGGTCAGGAACGTCGAGGCCATGCCGCCGCGACCCTTGTCCAGGAACTCCACCAGCGTGGCGTGCGTGCCAACCGCGACGATCAGCTCGGCCCCCTTCTCATCCGCGAGCAGCATCGCGATGTCCTCACTCGTGGCGGCGGCCGGGAAGGTCACGGCCTCCACCCCGAGGTCCTGCACGCGTTGCAGGCCCGGCGCGCGGCCATCGACGTACGCGTGCACGACGACTTCCGCGCCGCACTTCAGGACGTGGTCAGACACCGAGTCCATATCGCCGACGATCATGTCGGGAGTCATGCCCAGCTCCAGCAGCGCGTCCGCGCCGCCGTCCACCCCGATCAGCACCGGGCGGTACTCCCGGATATAGGGCTTGAGCATCTTGAGGTCTTCTTTGTAGTCGTAACCGCGTACGACGATCAGGCAGTGCCGGCGCTCGAAGGACGTCTTAACATCAGGTACGCCGATGCCGTCGAGCAGCAGCGTGCGCTCCTGCTTCATGTAT encodes the following:
- the steA gene encoding putative cytokinetic ring protein SteA, with translation MKIATIRKGRPDPAGSGAEGVARLDRRTKNLTKRLRPGEVAIIDHVDIDRVSADALVGCKVAAVVNASPSISGRYPNLGPEILLGAGIPLLDNVGKQVFSELKEGTRVTLTGNTLYAGDREVTTGFRYDDESVTVAMNEARAGLSTQLEAFAANTMEYMKQERTLLLDGIGVPDVKTSFERRHCLIVVRGYDYKEDLKMLKPYIREYRPVLIGVDGGADALLELGMTPDMIVGDMDSVSDHVLKCGAEVVVHAYVDGRAPGLQRVQDLGVEAVTFPAAATSEDIAMLLADEKGAELIVAVGTHATLVEFLDKGRGGMASTFLTRLRVGSKLVDAKGVSRLYRSRISSGALVVLVIAALVAICVALAVSKVGQTYIEILLDKWQSFIFWVKDLF
- a CDS encoding copper transporter; translation: MIDFKYHVVSLISVFLAIALGIIIGTTALNGAITDNLNSQVKTLTNDKRDLEARVSSSAIQIQQNSAFDAAVAPTLVKDVLADQSFITITAGDSVTAEQRDAIIKMTQAAGAKNTGSISLSDSYSDPKSASTLMNYATSDLPAGVTVAQSSNTGTVVGSLIANMIVTPKDGSPAQPGASITAVLSGLGGLGVLKLDSTDISPAQNIVIVTSGKATDEAKKRNATLLALASELDKKGAAVVIAGDLDSAASSGLIGAAKTDASIASRISTVDNSNFASGQISVVWALAAEANGKSGQYGAAKDAQPIPPTPK